A stretch of the Parabacteroides timonensis genome encodes the following:
- a CDS encoding RNA polymerase sigma factor — translation MGEEELIRQCMRGVNAARKELYDTYAKQMLNICYRYTGGMDVAYDLLHDGFLKVFSSFSSFTYRGEGSLKAWMSRIFVNTALEYLRKKDVLKQIVPLDMIAETEEEPPEEIEQIPTSVLMKFVQELPTGYRTVFNLYTFEERSHKEIAELLHINERSSSSQLCRAKAMLVKKVNDYIQKEAGK, via the coding sequence ATGGGTGAAGAAGAACTGATAAGGCAGTGTATGCGGGGTGTGAATGCAGCCCGTAAAGAACTCTACGATACTTATGCCAAACAAATGTTAAACATTTGTTACCGGTATACAGGAGGTATGGACGTGGCGTATGATCTGTTGCACGACGGATTTCTGAAAGTATTCTCCTCCTTCTCAAGTTTTACGTATCGTGGGGAAGGGAGTCTGAAAGCGTGGATGAGCCGTATTTTTGTGAATACAGCACTTGAGTATCTTCGAAAGAAGGATGTACTCAAACAAATAGTCCCCCTTGATATGATTGCTGAAACAGAGGAGGAGCCTCCGGAGGAGATCGAACAGATCCCAACGTCGGTTCTGATGAAATTCGTCCAGGAGTTACCGACAGGGTACCGTACCGTGTTTAACTTATATACATTTGAAGAACGAAGTCATAAAGAGATTGCCGAGCTCTTACATATTAACGAACGATCGTCATCGTCGCAACTGTGTCGGGCAAAAGCAATGCTGGTAAAGAAAGTAAACGATTACATTCAGAAAGAAGCCGGAAAATGA
- a CDS encoding outer membrane beta-barrel protein gives MEDKLIQEYRIREVDFQLPLPEDGWEKLEAAFSATPHVRRFPYRWLAAAVSFLAVLGSALYFMGIDKEIEPVLSDIVLPAESGGGGTSAPVVMPVEEIKPQPVTKQLAAIVQKVEPELPGLTETMSEIYLSISAYFHAEIGEENVTENNSNSRSVVERSGQYEYVPERSYETLPKKQSSSGKGWTFGLYAGNMFDRHSSASEGLAMFNGSATRSDVSVNNNPGSGTFEDYMNNVASNASNFRDPGDYSMFEKIAAANYQKPSGTKMKHKFPLSAGLSVKKKINDKLSVESGLVYTFLSSELSAGEVDFYSQEQRLHYLGIPLKVNYTLWKKDRLSVYASAGGMAEMCVDGSLNTNYYLNNVRERKSKTDLDVKKVQLSALASLGVQYDISKPVSIYAEPGIAYYFDDKSVVETIRKEQPLCASVQFGVRLSF, from the coding sequence ATGGAAGATAAATTAATACAGGAATACCGAATACGGGAAGTTGATTTTCAACTACCGTTGCCGGAGGATGGCTGGGAAAAGCTCGAAGCAGCGTTTTCTGCTACTCCACATGTCCGTCGCTTCCCTTATCGTTGGTTGGCGGCAGCAGTGTCTTTTTTGGCAGTTTTAGGTTCAGCTCTTTACTTTATGGGGATAGATAAGGAGATAGAACCGGTCTTGTCGGATATCGTTCTTCCTGCGGAGTCGGGAGGTGGTGGTACATCTGCTCCGGTTGTTATGCCGGTTGAAGAGATAAAACCGCAGCCGGTGACGAAGCAATTGGCGGCTATCGTGCAAAAGGTGGAACCGGAATTACCGGGACTGACTGAAACGATGTCGGAGATTTATTTGTCTATTTCTGCTTATTTCCATGCAGAGATAGGAGAAGAGAATGTTACGGAAAATAACTCTAACAGCCGGTCGGTTGTGGAAAGGAGCGGCCAGTATGAGTACGTTCCGGAAAGGAGTTATGAGACTTTGCCGAAGAAGCAATCTTCATCGGGTAAAGGATGGACATTCGGTTTGTATGCCGGGAATATGTTTGACCGCCATTCTTCTGCGTCGGAAGGATTAGCGATGTTCAATGGTTCGGCAACCCGTTCGGATGTAAGTGTGAATAATAATCCGGGTTCGGGAACATTTGAAGATTACATGAATAATGTGGCTTCAAATGCTTCGAACTTCCGGGATCCGGGGGATTATTCCATGTTTGAGAAGATAGCTGCGGCCAACTATCAGAAGCCATCGGGAACAAAGATGAAGCATAAGTTCCCGCTTTCGGCAGGACTTTCGGTAAAGAAAAAGATCAACGACAAGCTTTCGGTGGAAAGCGGTTTGGTTTATACCTTCCTTTCGTCGGAACTGTCGGCCGGTGAAGTAGATTTCTATTCGCAGGAGCAGCGCCTGCATTATCTGGGTATTCCTTTGAAAGTGAATTATACCTTGTGGAAGAAAGACCGTTTATCTGTTTACGCTTCTGCCGGAGGCATGGCGGAGATGTGTGTGGACGGTAGCCTGAATACAAATTATTACCTGAATAACGTTCGTGAACGTAAGAGTAAGACTGACCTTGATGTCAAAAAGGTGCAGTTGTCCGCTTTAGCTTCATTGGGTGTACAATATGACATATCTAAACCTGTTAGTATCTATGCCGAACCCGGTATCGCCTATTATTTTGATGATAAGAGTGTGGTTGAGACGATCCGGAAAGAGCAGCCACTCTGTGCATCGGTGCAGTTCGGGGTTAGACTTTCATTTTGA
- a CDS encoding FAD-dependent oxidoreductase codes for MKIRLFILLYSFCLTLSAQQQYDLVIVGGNPGGIMAAIAAARLGKSSVILERSNYIGGLPANGLGATDIGTREATSGLFREFVDRIKQHYTDTYGANSEQVRLCVDGYHFEPSVGAKVFDEMINEHQDKITILKMRQFDAEKENIVIHNDRIKQIHVLNRENGQKEIYVGNIFLDATYEGDLGAAAGVPFRVGRESKEEFNEPGAGRVYKYWNGPEGAGSTFEADNAVQSYNYRLCLTNNPKNRALFSKPENYNRNEYISLIEDVWTGRNTNAKMESVTPEMKEKNRRHIKAGNPSELPGDRWGINKITNIVHLPNMKTDANNQHDAFISTDLPEENWPWPTSSWEWRDKFAKRLQEYIEGLFWFAQNDPELPVHFRKAAQEWGLAKDEYLDNGHFPRQVYVREGRRFEGIYFFTANDAIPVTPGGRPPIHETSITASHYPLDSHAVRKREIGRVHLDGFLSYPTAVYTVPFGVMVPKNVDNLLLPVPVSGSHIGFSTLRMEPCWMAIGQAAGVSAAIAIDDHVKIQNVCLDKLQEKLLDQKVTLMYFRDMSYTDPNFRLVQYMGLRGYLPDWNAKLNASIDSETLKNWQSLCNQPLSGVECGKTSRLNVLKQIYNLIK; via the coding sequence ATGAAAATTCGGTTATTCATTTTATTGTATTCTTTCTGTTTAACCCTCTCCGCTCAACAACAGTATGATCTGGTTATCGTTGGAGGTAATCCGGGTGGGATCATGGCTGCCATTGCAGCTGCTCGTTTAGGGAAAAGTTCAGTTATACTGGAAAGAAGCAACTATATTGGGGGCTTACCAGCCAATGGACTGGGAGCCACCGATATCGGAACACGTGAGGCAACTTCCGGATTATTCCGGGAGTTTGTCGACAGGATAAAGCAACACTATACCGATACGTACGGGGCCAATTCCGAACAGGTTAGATTATGTGTGGACGGATATCATTTCGAACCATCCGTCGGAGCCAAGGTTTTCGACGAGATGATAAATGAACACCAGGATAAAATTACTATTCTCAAAATGCGACAATTTGATGCGGAAAAAGAAAATATCGTGATACATAATGACCGCATAAAACAAATACACGTATTAAACAGAGAAAACGGACAGAAAGAAATATATGTAGGAAATATTTTCCTGGATGCAACTTATGAAGGAGACCTGGGAGCTGCGGCCGGTGTTCCTTTCCGGGTTGGTAGAGAAAGTAAAGAAGAGTTCAATGAACCTGGGGCTGGCCGTGTTTACAAATATTGGAATGGTCCGGAAGGAGCGGGCAGTACTTTTGAGGCCGATAATGCCGTACAATCTTATAACTATCGTCTTTGCCTGACAAATAATCCCAAGAACAGGGCTCTCTTCAGCAAACCAGAAAACTATAACCGGAATGAATATATTTCCCTTATAGAAGATGTATGGACCGGTCGGAATACCAATGCCAAGATGGAAAGCGTAACTCCTGAAATGAAGGAGAAAAACCGCAGACATATCAAAGCGGGTAATCCATCCGAACTTCCCGGAGATAGATGGGGGATCAATAAAATAACCAATATTGTGCATCTGCCTAATATGAAAACAGACGCCAATAACCAACATGACGCATTTATTTCAACCGATCTTCCAGAAGAAAACTGGCCTTGGCCGACTTCCTCCTGGGAGTGGAGGGATAAATTCGCCAAGCGTTTGCAGGAATACATAGAAGGGCTGTTTTGGTTTGCCCAAAATGATCCAGAGTTACCCGTACATTTTCGTAAAGCGGCTCAGGAATGGGGATTAGCAAAAGATGAATACCTTGATAACGGCCATTTTCCTCGTCAGGTATACGTACGTGAAGGACGACGTTTCGAAGGAATATATTTCTTCACGGCCAATGATGCGATACCCGTAACTCCGGGCGGAAGACCTCCGATCCATGAGACGAGCATTACTGCAAGCCATTATCCACTCGACTCGCATGCCGTAAGGAAAAGAGAGATAGGGCGCGTACATCTGGATGGTTTCCTGAGCTATCCTACTGCAGTTTACACGGTACCTTTCGGAGTTATGGTTCCTAAAAATGTCGATAACTTATTACTCCCTGTCCCCGTCTCCGGATCCCATATTGGTTTCTCTACTTTGCGAATGGAGCCGTGCTGGATGGCTATCGGACAGGCAGCCGGGGTTTCTGCTGCAATAGCGATAGACGATCATGTTAAAATACAAAATGTATGTTTAGATAAGCTACAGGAAAAGTTACTCGATCAAAAGGTAACACTCATGTATTTTCGTGATATGTCCTATACTGACCCGAATTTCCGTTTAGTTCAGTATATGGGATTACGAGGTTATTTGCCAGACTGGAATGCAAAATTAAATGCTTCTATTGACAGTGAAACATTAAAAAACTGGCAATCTCTATGTAATCAGCCTCTGTCTGGTGTAGAATGCGGGAAAACCAGTAGATTAAATGTACTCAAACAAATCTATAACCTCATCAAATAG
- a CDS encoding Gfo/Idh/MocA family oxidoreductase, producing MNTNNIFSRRDFLKASGLVAGSTLMGSSIQSQTLSMVKNLGPLAKKTTVALVGTGSRGCEMWGRNLLKSYGQYLEFVGLCDINPGRLEFAKGFIEVSCPTYTDFEKMMKETKPELLIVCTVDATHHEFIIKGMEMGANILTEKPMTTDEKKIQAILDAEKRTGKHCRITFNYRYSPHRAKMWELLHAGEIGELTSVDFHWYLDTSHGADYFRRWHRLTEKSGSLWVHKASHHFDLLNWWIDSDPETVFALGSLDLYGKNGKFRGENCRTCAHTRDCEFYWDITKSSFMTKLYTNNEKYDNYLRDGCVFRNDVNIFDQMAASIKYKNGVQVSYSLTAYSPYEGYRIAFNGTKGRIDAWIQESKKMNDRSYDEIILFKNFSKREYIQVPFATSGHGGGDKLLKDQIFIQDTPDPFKQCAGSRDGALACLIGIAARQSIKTKAPVNIEDLTSIVPQEKKMYRRIL from the coding sequence ATGAATACAAATAATATTTTTTCAAGACGCGATTTTTTAAAAGCTTCCGGCTTAGTTGCCGGGAGTACCCTAATGGGTTCATCCATCCAGTCACAAACACTTTCTATGGTCAAAAATCTGGGCCCCCTTGCTAAAAAGACCACCGTAGCATTGGTTGGCACAGGGTCCCGCGGATGCGAGATGTGGGGACGTAACTTATTAAAATCCTATGGACAATATCTCGAATTTGTCGGACTTTGTGATATTAATCCGGGACGCCTGGAATTTGCTAAGGGTTTCATTGAAGTTTCCTGCCCTACATACACCGACTTTGAAAAAATGATGAAGGAGACAAAACCGGAATTATTAATAGTCTGTACAGTAGATGCAACTCATCACGAATTTATCATAAAAGGAATGGAAATGGGAGCAAATATTCTCACAGAAAAACCCATGACCACCGATGAGAAAAAAATACAGGCAATATTAGATGCGGAAAAAAGAACCGGTAAACATTGTAGAATCACTTTCAACTATCGTTATTCTCCCCACAGGGCAAAAATGTGGGAACTTCTTCATGCCGGTGAAATCGGAGAATTGACATCTGTCGATTTCCATTGGTATCTGGATACGTCACATGGAGCAGACTATTTCCGCAGATGGCACAGATTGACAGAGAAAAGCGGTTCCTTATGGGTTCATAAAGCCAGTCATCATTTTGATTTATTAAACTGGTGGATCGATAGCGATCCTGAAACAGTTTTCGCTCTTGGTTCTTTAGATCTTTATGGCAAAAATGGCAAATTCAGAGGAGAAAACTGTCGAACCTGTGCTCATACGAGAGACTGTGAGTTCTACTGGGATATAACGAAAAGCTCGTTTATGACCAAGCTCTATACGAACAATGAAAAATACGATAACTACCTGAGAGACGGATGTGTTTTCAGAAACGATGTAAATATCTTCGACCAGATGGCAGCATCTATTAAGTATAAGAACGGCGTACAAGTATCTTATTCATTAACAGCATATTCTCCTTATGAAGGATACCGGATTGCATTTAATGGGACTAAAGGACGTATTGATGCATGGATACAGGAATCTAAGAAAATGAACGATAGAAGTTATGATGAAATAATCCTGTTCAAGAATTTCTCAAAACGTGAGTATATCCAAGTCCCGTTTGCTACTTCCGGGCACGGAGGTGGAGATAAATTATTGAAAGATCAGATTTTCATTCAAGACACCCCTGACCCGTTCAAACAATGTGCAGGCTCAAGGGATGGAGCATTGGCTTGCCTGATTGGTATAGCAGCTCGTCAAAGTATCAAGACTAAAGCTCCTGTCAACATAGAAGATCTGACTTCCATTGTTCCGCAAGAGAAAAAAATGTACCGACGAATCTTATAA
- a CDS encoding RagB/SusD family nutrient uptake outer membrane protein codes for MKIRFITFLIMSALFLSSCDSYLEEDPKGLISDTYAKTEEGIESLILSLYQRNRTLPDRLMLFADTGTDVTTYGMKGVGWAYESSTYNDAILISNTVNSEYWTYLYQLLNIANTGVLYVNEASISSEKKRDFLTSEVHALRAFYLYLIVETWGPASHYAETPSQSAITDGYQPGIATFYNRILKDLDIAAQALNNPQESKWGRMNIGVVKGIRMRVLMSLAGYDESILNETSYTKQKCYEESIALCNSLINDYNYQLLPDYASVFDVNNQINDEIIWSIQFTSDLIYNGMDDKGPDGKYKDDANYCHRYYVGWYNKSVKNTNLNIDGLWSHSRVYGREFRVVMPTYYYISCFNKYDKRREQTFQTAWCRISGNWNNDPDYSDTLLIRTLDVVTPEFIDAYEKKGITVDNISDIYDINTGIPTVDGRSCAHTVTKFLDPSRDDAKREQGFKDVILLRLGEVYITLAEAYVRMDQPEKAAQVITKLRERALTKGHENELKVSASDMNIEFILEEGARELGCELNRWYMLKRTGMLVDWVKQKNPDITLIKDYHIYRPLPQDALYEVTNINEFKQNQGYK; via the coding sequence ATGAAAATTAGATTTATTACCTTTTTAATAATGTCCGCTCTCTTCCTATCTTCATGTGACTCTTATCTGGAAGAAGACCCCAAAGGACTGATCAGTGATACTTATGCAAAAACAGAAGAAGGCATTGAATCGCTTATCTTAAGTTTGTATCAGCGCAACAGGACATTACCAGATAGGTTAATGTTGTTTGCGGATACAGGAACCGATGTTACGACTTACGGCATGAAAGGAGTCGGTTGGGCGTATGAATCATCCACTTATAATGATGCTATACTCATCTCCAATACGGTAAATTCAGAATACTGGACATATCTCTATCAGCTCTTAAACATAGCAAACACGGGGGTTTTATATGTGAACGAAGCTTCTATATCCAGTGAGAAAAAAAGAGATTTTCTCACCTCCGAAGTGCATGCTTTACGTGCCTTTTATCTTTACCTGATAGTAGAAACTTGGGGGCCGGCATCTCATTATGCCGAAACACCCTCACAATCGGCAATCACCGACGGATATCAGCCAGGAATAGCGACCTTTTATAACAGAATACTCAAAGACCTGGATATAGCGGCCCAGGCATTAAATAATCCTCAAGAGTCTAAATGGGGTCGGATGAATATCGGTGTTGTAAAAGGTATTCGTATGAGGGTACTCATGTCACTGGCCGGTTATGACGAGTCGATTCTTAATGAAACAAGCTATACAAAGCAAAAATGTTATGAGGAAAGCATAGCTTTATGCAACTCACTCATCAACGACTATAATTATCAGCTACTCCCCGATTATGCTTCAGTATTTGATGTAAACAATCAGATTAACGACGAAATAATCTGGTCTATCCAGTTTACAAGTGATCTTATTTACAATGGTATGGATGACAAAGGACCGGACGGGAAATATAAAGATGATGCTAATTATTGTCACAGATATTATGTCGGATGGTATAACAAATCCGTTAAAAACACCAATTTGAATATCGATGGATTATGGAGCCATTCCCGCGTATATGGACGAGAATTTCGTGTGGTCATGCCGACTTACTATTATATCTCTTGTTTTAATAAATATGATAAACGAAGAGAGCAAACATTCCAAACAGCATGGTGCCGAATTTCCGGTAACTGGAATAATGATCCCGATTATTCAGATACTTTACTCATCCGGACACTCGACGTTGTAACTCCTGAGTTCATCGATGCATACGAGAAAAAAGGTATTACTGTCGATAACATTTCGGATATATATGATATTAATACCGGTATTCCAACTGTAGACGGACGTTCTTGCGCCCATACTGTTACTAAATTCCTCGATCCAAGTAGAGATGATGCAAAACGGGAACAAGGATTCAAGGATGTAATCCTCCTTCGTTTAGGAGAAGTTTATATCACATTGGCAGAAGCATATGTAAGAATGGATCAGCCGGAAAAAGCAGCCCAGGTCATCACCAAGCTGAGAGAACGAGCATTGACTAAAGGACATGAAAATGAATTAAAAGTATCTGCTTCGGATATGAATATCGAATTTATACTTGAAGAAGGAGCCCGGGAACTGGGGTGTGAGCTTAACAGATGGTATATGCTGAAACGTACCGGTATGCTTGTAGACTGGGTAAAACAGAAGAATCCAGATATTACACTAATCAAGGATTATCATATTTATCGTCCTTTACCACAGGATGCTTTATATGAAGTGACCAATATAAATGAATTCAAACAAAATCAAGGATATAAATAA
- a CDS encoding TonB-dependent receptor, whose protein sequence is MNNKRIILKKKAYFILFILIFFFTNNIQATKSSEKITISFSDIQLSDAIKQIQGISNYKFFYDANKTDLTQRVSLKAEQMSIHKAMEIMLNPTNLTFEITNYQIALIVKPLQKTKQIKGTVTDNNGVPITGVNVVVKGTTNGSVSDIDGKFTLNVPENGILNVSYIGFKTYETSLAGKDIFNITLTEDNQAIDEIVVVGYGTSRKREIVSAMANVKGDEFSNASTPNVKDVLQGKVAGVDIESARFPGDDRSILIRGARSLNAGNSPLVIIDGVPGNLSDVNSYDIASMEVLKDAASSAIYGSRGANGVILVTTKRGKKEIKREINFNAYLGVNIPHMIDMQSGEQYTQFRRDGYRFAHGWDNSFTDEDVFAASELDVIKSGNYTDWQDLVYRNGFVQSYHLGISNSGEKTQLYLSLKYDNEEGYYKTHDVENINISLTADHELADFWKIGTSIRLRRNNLSGYRIYGNDILYMTPLSQPYTEDGELNFYPNPINTSGYNPLANYLPGQFIDDKQRNVVNLNLTSNISFTKDLSMQTNFGFTYDDYKNGYFYGKDSYNNKGVKTSSGKAYQNYDQYTLNNIISYDKDFGGHHLTVDLVGEIQRYKYDSSKLSGENQPVEYTSYHNLASNSENIQINSTYQEWSLVSGLIRARYNYKNKYFLNAAIRADGSSRLAKGNKWAYFPSGGIGWSIKDEDFMQDISWINNLKARLSYGTVGNTAIDPYQTLSTLMQGAYLWGENSADKFYTYHPSSIVNLDLGWEISRTINAGLDFGFLNNKISGYFEFYNTQTSDVLMKRAIPTFTGFTEIWQNIGKTQNRGLEASLNINPIRQRDLSVDFTINASRNWEKIIELISGEDLPNNKWFIGKPMGVLYNYEKIGIWQLGEEEEAAKYNATPGDIKIKDQNSDGSISAADDRVILGQTRPKWIVSLGGSLQYKGFDFSFNINSRWGYSFAFSPFNDIVLDGQRWQPTVDYWTPDNPTNQYPKADQSKGWDTYRAANGYQKGDHIKLQDITLGYSFDKMLSKYHAIKKARIYVQLRNIAYLYKATDFGIMPEAPDINYTVPSSYNVGINVTF, encoded by the coding sequence ATGAATAATAAGAGAATAATTCTGAAAAAGAAAGCATATTTTATTCTATTCATCCTTATATTCTTTTTCACAAATAATATTCAGGCAACAAAGTCATCTGAAAAAATAACCATTTCATTTTCTGATATCCAACTGTCTGATGCCATCAAGCAAATTCAGGGAATAAGTAATTACAAATTCTTTTATGATGCAAATAAAACCGATCTTACTCAACGCGTAAGCCTGAAGGCTGAGCAAATGAGTATTCATAAGGCGATGGAGATTATGCTAAATCCTACTAATCTCACATTTGAAATAACAAACTACCAGATTGCACTGATTGTAAAACCATTACAAAAGACAAAACAAATAAAAGGGACTGTTACCGATAATAACGGTGTTCCGATTACAGGAGTAAATGTAGTTGTGAAAGGAACTACTAATGGATCTGTTTCCGATATAGATGGAAAATTCACATTGAATGTTCCCGAAAACGGTATTTTAAACGTTTCTTATATAGGATTTAAGACATATGAAACAAGTCTAGCCGGCAAAGATATATTTAACATAACACTGACAGAAGACAACCAAGCTATCGACGAAATCGTAGTTGTCGGCTACGGGACTTCACGTAAAAGGGAGATCGTAAGTGCAATGGCTAATGTAAAAGGCGATGAATTCAGTAATGCTTCCACCCCCAATGTAAAAGATGTCCTACAAGGGAAAGTTGCCGGGGTAGATATTGAATCAGCCAGATTCCCCGGAGACGACAGAAGCATCCTAATTCGTGGTGCCCGATCACTAAATGCAGGAAACAGTCCACTTGTTATTATTGACGGGGTACCGGGAAACCTGAGTGATGTTAATTCATACGATATCGCCTCCATGGAAGTACTGAAAGATGCAGCCAGTTCAGCTATCTACGGTTCAAGAGGAGCCAACGGGGTCATTCTTGTTACTACTAAACGAGGGAAAAAAGAGATTAAGCGTGAGATTAATTTCAATGCTTATCTCGGTGTAAATATTCCTCACATGATCGATATGCAATCAGGGGAACAATATACACAATTTCGTCGTGATGGTTATAGATTTGCTCACGGTTGGGATAATTCCTTTACTGATGAGGATGTTTTTGCTGCTTCTGAACTTGATGTTATCAAAAGTGGGAATTATACAGACTGGCAAGATTTGGTTTACAGAAACGGTTTTGTACAAAGTTATCACCTGGGTATAAGTAACAGCGGTGAAAAAACTCAACTTTATTTATCACTCAAATATGACAACGAAGAAGGATATTATAAAACTCATGATGTAGAGAACATAAATATTTCCCTCACGGCAGATCACGAGTTAGCCGATTTCTGGAAAATAGGAACTTCAATCCGCTTACGCCGCAATAACCTTTCAGGGTACCGTATATATGGAAATGATATTTTATATATGACTCCTTTGTCGCAACCTTACACTGAAGATGGAGAGTTAAATTTTTATCCGAATCCGATAAACACTTCCGGATATAATCCTTTGGCCAATTATCTTCCCGGACAGTTTATCGACGATAAGCAAAGGAATGTGGTGAACTTGAATCTAACATCTAATATAAGTTTCACGAAAGATTTAAGTATGCAAACGAATTTCGGATTCACCTATGATGATTATAAGAACGGTTATTTCTATGGTAAAGATTCTTATAACAATAAAGGAGTAAAAACCTCTTCCGGCAAAGCTTATCAGAATTATGACCAATATACTTTAAATAATATCATTTCATACGATAAGGATTTCGGAGGTCACCATCTGACAGTTGACTTGGTTGGAGAAATTCAACGTTACAAATATGACAGCTCAAAACTATCCGGAGAGAATCAACCTGTGGAATATACCAGCTATCACAATTTGGCGTCTAATAGCGAAAATATTCAAATCAACAGCACATATCAAGAATGGTCTCTCGTTTCCGGTCTGATACGTGCCCGTTATAATTATAAAAACAAATATTTTCTGAATGCGGCTATTCGTGCCGACGGTTCTTCCCGGTTAGCCAAGGGAAATAAATGGGCCTACTTCCCTTCCGGAGGAATCGGGTGGAGTATTAAAGATGAAGACTTTATGCAGGATATATCCTGGATTAATAACCTGAAAGCTCGCCTCTCTTACGGAACTGTTGGTAATACGGCTATTGATCCCTACCAAACTCTGTCCACCCTAATGCAGGGAGCTTATCTATGGGGAGAAAATTCTGCCGATAAATTCTACACCTATCACCCCAGTTCCATTGTCAATCTTGATTTGGGATGGGAAATATCAAGAACGATCAATGCGGGCCTTGATTTCGGCTTTCTGAACAATAAAATCAGTGGTTATTTTGAATTCTACAATACACAGACTAGCGATGTATTAATGAAAAGGGCTATTCCCACCTTCACCGGATTCACAGAGATCTGGCAAAACATCGGCAAAACCCAGAACCGGGGATTGGAAGCCAGTTTAAATATAAATCCTATCAGACAAAGAGATCTCTCTGTAGATTTCACAATCAACGCTTCCAGAAACTGGGAGAAGATAATCGAATTGATCAGTGGGGAAGATTTGCCTAATAACAAATGGTTTATAGGTAAGCCGATGGGAGTTCTTTATAATTATGAGAAGATAGGTATCTGGCAACTGGGTGAAGAGGAAGAGGCTGCCAAATATAATGCAACACCAGGAGATATAAAAATAAAAGATCAAAACAGTGACGGTTCGATCAGTGCGGCAGACGACAGGGTTATTCTGGGGCAAACTCGTCCGAAATGGATCGTATCTTTAGGAGGTAGTCTGCAATATAAAGGTTTCGACTTTTCGTTCAATATTAACTCAAGATGGGGATATTCATTCGCATTTTCTCCATTCAACGATATTGTACTTGACGGACAAAGATGGCAACCTACAGTCGATTACTGGACTCCGGATAATCCAACAAATCAATATCCGAAAGCCGACCAGTCCAAAGGTTGGGATACCTACCGGGCAGCCAACGGTTACCAAAAAGGCGATCATATAAAACTGCAGGACATCACATTAGGATATAGTTTTGATAAAATGTTATCAAAATACCACGCTATAAAGAAAGCCCGTATTTATGTACAACTCAGAAACATTGCATATTTATATAAAGCGACAGACTTCGGTATTATGCCCGAAGCACCAGATATCAACTACACCGTTCCAAGTAGTTATAATGTAGGAATTAATGTAACATTTTAA